The window CGCTTTGGCGCAACCATGCCTACGACCGCCTCAAGCTACATCTTGCAAAGGAGTTCTGTGAGTTGCCACACATGTCATACCCACTAGATGTGCCAACATACATACCAAAAACTTTGTTTGCAAAGTACTTGGATGACTATGTTGAGCGTTTCAATATTCAACCCAAGTATCTCACTAGTGTGGAGTCATCCACATTTGATAATGAAGAAAATTGTTGGTCCATCATGGCACATGACATGGCAAAGAGCACAATAGTCAGGTTCACGGCAAAGTTTCTTGTCGTGGCAAGTGGTGAGAATAGTGCAGAGAATATTCCAATGATCCCCAGACTGCAAAGTTTCCTGGGTGATGTCATCCACTCCTCAAGCTACAAGTCAGGCAAGAGCTACTCTGGCATGGATGTATTGGTCGTTGGATCTGGCAACTCTGGAATGGAAATTGCTTATGACCTTGCGGCCCATGGTGCCAATACTTCAATCATTATACGAAGCCAGGTATGTACACacactatatattatttttggacctgGAAACACTAGGGGGTCCTCCCACCCCCACCCTACGGGCACTATATATTTTCGGTGGATACAAGGCAATTTCTTATTATAGTCTCCACTAGAAGGATGCAATTTTTCAGAGTTATTACTAGAAAGTATTTCATGGTATAGAGCGATAGACTGTTTTATAACATGCACAAACAAATAAACAATTAGACGAACTACACTGAAAAAAATAACTCTTGAAAGAAGATGATTCTGTGAAATTTTATTTTATGATGCAAGCTTCAAAGAGATGTGACATGTTTTGTGGTTGCAGATTCATGTAATGACAAAAGAATTAATCCGGTTGGGGATGACACTTGCTCGCCATCTTCCACTGAATCTAGTGGATAACCTCCTTGTGATGGCGGCGAATTTAATATTTGGAGACCTATCGAGGTATGGCATCAGAAGGCCAAAAATCGGTCCAGGGCTAGTGTGCTAGACGGTTGATTCTTTGAGAAATCTATCCACTACCACTTGTCTATCTATCTTTGATAGAACTATTTTTTTTTCAAGGTTCATATGTGCCAGGGAGTAAGCATTACTTTTATAATATAATCAAGGGCTTTATACTCACATGGTGCAAAGTGCTTTGTAATTTTTGTTGAATAGTTACATACAGTATTTTATTTACttggatttacacatgcaaaagtcATCCGCTTGAACATGATGTTTAACAACAAGGGATTAAGTGCAATTAATACAATCCCGAATCATGAACAGCAAATGGTGCAAAAGATAATCAAGTCAAAGTTGTTCAATTTTTTCATGTCAAACACACACGAGTAATTGTAGTAGCTTCCAAgtttttatttattaattgtcaAATGAATATCCAATTGACGATTTCTAGAAATATGATGGTAATTGAAATGAATGATAACAAGGCCTCCCAATATTTGCTTGATATGTACATGATTCAGCACCAATCTTCAAGCCAGGACAGGATTTCACTCCATATTAATTAGTGTAAACTAATTTTTAGTTTAATCTACCACCAAGCACAAACGTAATTACCTTCTCAGAACCACCTTCAGGAGTTGCTTCGCCACTTCCTTTAGAGTTTAGTCATTCTCTGGCATTTCTTCCCTTTCTGCAGAGGCAAGGAGAATGAAGTGTACCTCTGTTTGCGCTTTGTTATCATAGGCATGGCATCTAGATTTGGTCCATTATAGCTACCATTTATCAATGTGCAAATTGAATTGCTAGAACTAGTCGGCGATGAGCGCCGCAAGAGGAGCCTAAATGGCTCACAAACAACAACAAAAGGTATGTACATTTATTTATTTCTATTATTACCCACTATTCTGTTTATGCATGTATTCGTAGCCCGGCTGTCCGGTAGCGGTACAGATTATATAGTAATAGTGCATCTACCAGAGTGGTCACCGGGCGACGCCTCCCACAGCTCCGCTGCGCGAGCGACACCGGCCCCGGGAAATGCCTCTGCCTACGCGTCATCTCCATCTCCATCCTCGTACCCTCCAGCTGACCTCAGAGCAACTCCAACACGTCGACCCAAAAGGACACGTCTGTTTAGGTCAGGTCGTCCGTCCCCTTCTGTGTTTGGCTCGGATGTGCATCCAACCGGCCGGCCCAATTCACGTCCACGCAAAAAACCATATAAATTATAAAAAGACACGTGGCTATAGATCATGCCAGCAGCTATGACATCGCCCAGAGTTAATGCCGGCGCCAAGCCAGCGACTGACATACATGCATCCTTCTAAAAACACCAAACAGTTCATGCTAGCGCACTTGCCAGCGGCTGGCACACGTGCCAGCACACAAAAGGGGCGGGAGTTCAACCACTCCATCTCGGGCATGGTCATGCTGACACACTTGTCGGCATACAAAAAAAGATGGCACTCTCCGCCATAATCGCTCGTCATCAAACTCATGTCGGTCTGCATCTTCTCGAATGAAGGTTTCTTCCTTGGGGGCACCGTGCTCaagtccaccttcatgatctccaccccctTCGTCATGCAAGCGAGTGCCACTTCTTTTGCCTTGGTCTTGGCATTAGTGGCCTCAAATTTGAGCATCTTCATTTGCTTCTCCGCCTCCATATCGAGTCTCTTCCTTTGTATCAAGGCCTTCATTTTCTCTCCTTTGTCTAGCCGGCGCTTCTCCTCCCTTATGTCCTTCTTGGTCATCATGCCTTCCAATGTTGCATGCAAGGCAATCAACGCTGGATCATACTTGTCCtctttcttggagttggtcttccccctcGGATGCGGCTTCTCTTCCTCGCCATCCTCGACGGCCTCCTTCCCTCCACACGCCTTCATGGAGGCGTATCGCGCCTTGAACTTCTCGTCCACGTTGATGACCATCCAACAATGGTTGAGGTTGAATGACTTGTTCCCATGTTGGGCCTTGAAACCTTCCAAAGCTTGAAATGCTTACAAATGAAGTGCATGCAAGCATATGGGGAAACGGACAAGCAAGCATATGGGCAAATGGACAAGAAACAAAGGAGACGAAGATGGATGCATTTATACCACGTCCTTCATGTCGAGGCCACTCACGGGACGTCCCTCGATACTCTCAAGGGTGGCACATaatttgttgcactcttgttgtatCACCCTCTAACGCTTCAAGAGAGACACCCACCCACACTTGCTATCGATCTTGTACGGTGCAAACTTCTTGCGGTCAGGATATTCGCGATGAACACGTAGCCAAAAGGTCGAGTGGCCGGGAGCGTGAGCGAGCGGTAGTTttttgggaaagagagggaaatgGCGGTGGCTgtgccgccgactggcgggccagggAGAGGAGTAGGCGGGCGTCACGCGCGTTCGTTTCATGTCCGCGTCAACGCAAGCTAGACCCAAATTTGAGTCGGGAATGGGTCGCATGGTGTACAAAAAGCGGACGCGCGTTCGTTTGGTTCGCCAGGTTTGGCtgatttttctatttgtttctatcTAAATTGACATGAATTAGGTCGGCACATCGGAGTTCCTCTCATC is drawn from Triticum dicoccoides isolate Atlit2015 ecotype Zavitan chromosome 4A, WEW_v2.0, whole genome shotgun sequence and contains these coding sequences:
- the LOC119284074 gene encoding probable indole-3-pyruvate monooxygenase YUCCA10, which encodes MENVVMLIVGAGPAGLATAACLSQFSIPYVIVECESCNASLWRNHAYDRLKLHLAKEFCELPHMSYPLDVPTYIPKTLFAKYLDDYVERFNIQPKYLTSVESSTFDNEENCWSIMAHDMAKSTIVRFTAKFLVVASGENSAENIPMIPRLQSFLGDVIHSSSYKSGKSYSGMDVLVVGSGNSGMEIAYDLAIHVMTKELIRLGMTLARHLPLNLVDNLLVMAANLIFGDLSRYGIRRPKIGPGLVC